In one window of Hymenobacter nivis DNA:
- a CDS encoding glycosyltransferase family 9 protein, which translates to MPSLLHNVPVRPDCRHFRGDLPCRPNKEHGYTCAECPVYAPAGKRILLIKLGAIGDVIRTTPLLRRLRHEHPGCFITWLTLTPAILPQREVDEILKFDYASALQLQARRFDVAINLDKEKEACALLLNVRAEAKFGYTLREYDGVPWPVNPQADHKYLTGVFDQLSLANIKPYVQEIFELCGFDFQGEEYVFDAHDDRGYDWEALPPAAQGPRIGLNTGCGDRWTTRLWSTEKWIELIHGLQAAGYAPVLLGGEAEHPRNLELQAATGAAYPGTFPLPQFINLVHQMQGIVTQVTMGMHISIALRKPTILMNNIFNPHEFDLYGRGQLVGPNRQCVCFYRGTCKLGTSCMEDLPAAKVLQAVRESVPL; encoded by the coding sequence GTGCCTTCCCTCCTCCACAACGTTCCCGTTCGCCCCGACTGCCGCCACTTCCGCGGCGACCTGCCCTGCCGGCCCAACAAAGAGCACGGCTACACCTGCGCCGAGTGCCCAGTGTACGCGCCCGCCGGCAAGCGCATTCTCCTGATCAAGCTCGGGGCCATCGGCGACGTGATTCGGACCACGCCGCTGCTGCGGCGGCTGCGGCACGAGCACCCGGGCTGCTTCATTACCTGGCTCACGCTCACGCCGGCCATTTTGCCGCAGCGCGAAGTTGATGAGATTCTGAAGTTTGACTACGCCAGTGCTTTGCAGCTCCAGGCCCGGCGGTTCGACGTGGCCATCAACCTCGACAAGGAAAAGGAAGCCTGCGCTCTGCTGCTGAACGTGCGGGCCGAGGCCAAATTCGGCTACACCCTGCGCGAGTACGACGGCGTGCCCTGGCCCGTGAACCCCCAAGCTGACCACAAGTACCTCACTGGCGTGTTTGACCAGCTCAGCCTGGCCAACATTAAGCCCTACGTGCAGGAAATCTTCGAGCTGTGCGGCTTCGACTTCCAGGGCGAAGAGTACGTGTTCGACGCCCACGACGACCGCGGCTACGACTGGGAGGCCCTGCCGCCCGCCGCCCAGGGCCCCCGCATCGGCCTGAATACCGGCTGCGGCGACCGGTGGACCACCCGCCTCTGGAGCACCGAAAAGTGGATTGAGCTCATCCACGGCCTGCAAGCCGCTGGCTACGCGCCCGTGCTGCTGGGCGGTGAGGCCGAGCACCCGCGCAACCTGGAGCTGCAAGCCGCCACCGGCGCCGCCTACCCGGGCACCTTCCCCCTGCCCCAGTTCATCAACCTGGTGCACCAGATGCAGGGCATCGTCACGCAGGTCACGATGGGCATGCACATTAGCATCGCCCTGCGCAAGCCCACCATCCTGATGAACAACATCTTCAACCCCCACGAATTCGACCTCTACGGCCGTGGCCAGCTCGTAGGCCCCAACCGCCAGTGCGTGTGCTTCTACCGCGGCACCTGCAAGCTCGGCACCAGCTGCATGGAAGATTTGCCAGCAGCCAAAGTGCTCCAAGCCGTACGCGAAAGCGTTCCGCTGTAA